The Cyclobacterium amurskyense genome contains the following window.
AAAGGTAAAAACCCTTTGGTTACTTTAGAGAGTATCGACAAAGAATTAATAGGTCAGGTAGCTGCTAAAATAAGATCCCTACGTAAAGTTGAACCTTTCAAAGGCAAAGGTATTAAGTTTGTAGGAGAAATTATTAGACGTAAAGCTGGTAAAACTGCCGCTAAAAAATAATTAGAAGATGGCTTTCAAGAAAAAAACTAGAAGACTGAGAATAAAGAGAGGTATCCGAAGGAAAATTTCAGGTACTGATGCTAGGCCAAGACTTTCTGTATTTAAAAGTAATACAGGAATATATGCACAATTGATTGACGATTTAAAAGGTCAAACTCTTGCAGCAGCTTCATCCAAAGAACTGGGTGCTATTAAAAATGTGAATGTATCTGTTTCAAAAGAAGTTGGAAAAAAATTAGCTGAAAAAGCTGTTTCTAACGGAGTGAATGAAGTTGTTTTCGACAGAAGTGGATATCTTTATCATGGTAATGTAAAAGCTTTGGCAGAAGGTGCCAGAGAAGGAGGCCTTAAATTTTAATCATTATGTCCCAAGTAAGTAAAAGACCCATCAGGGCTACAGATACAGAATTAACCGAAAAAGTTGTTGCCATTAATCGTGTAGCAAAGGTTGTTAAAGGTGGACGAAGATTCTCCTTCTCAGCAATCGTTGTGGTTGGTGATGGTAATGGTGTAGTTGGTTATGGCTTAGGTAAAGCCAATGAGGTTACCGATGCGATTACCAAAGGTATAGAAGACGCTAAGAAAAATTTGATTAAAGTTCCATTGCTTAAAGGTACTATCCCTCACGAGCAATTAGGTAAATATGGTGGTGGTTTGGTTTTAATTAAACCTGCTGCACCTGGTACTGGAGTTTTGGCTGGTGGTTCTATGCGTGCTGTTTTAGAAAGTGCTGGATATACAGATATTCTTGCCAAATCAAAAGGTTCTTCTAATCCACATAACGTGGTTAAAGCGACTATAGAAGCGCTTTTAAAATTGAGAGATGCTATCGCTGTTTCTCAACAGAGAAGGATTAAAATTGCTAAAGTTTTTAACGGTTAAGAAAATGGCAAAAATAAAAATCACTCAGATAAGGAGTATAATTAATAGACCCAAATCTCAAAAAGCTACTATCGCTGCTTTGGGACTAGGTAAGATCAACCGAACAGTGGAAAAGGATGACAGCCCACAGTTACAAGGTATGATCCAAAAAATAAGCCATCTAGTTAAGGTACAGGAAGTTTAATATTAGATGACCTAAAAGTTGTTTAATATTTAAACTAATCGAAAATCTAAGTAAAATGAAATTACATACATTAAAACCAGCGGAAGGCTCCATAAAAACCAGAAAAAGGATCGGTAGAGGTCAAGGTTCTGGTAGAGGAGGTACATCCACTAAAGGGCACAAAGGTGCGAAATCCAGGTCTGGTTATAAAACCAAACTAGGTTTTGAAGGTGGTCAAATGCCTCTTCAACGTAGGGTACCAAAATTTGGATTTACTAATCACAATAGGGTAGCCTATCAATCCGTAAACCTTGATATTATTCAGGAGTTGGCGAGTAAGCTTAACACGGACAGTATAGATTTCGATGTTTTACATCAAAATGGGTTAGTTTCCAAAAAAGATCTTGTAAAAGTCCTAGGAAGAGGCGAACTTACTTCCAAATTAAACGTAAGCGCCCACAGTTTCTCTGCTAGTGCCATAGCGGCGATTGAAAAAGTTGGAGGATCTGTAAATAAGATTTAATACATGAAAAAGTTTATTACAACAGTAAAGAACATCTTTTCGATTGAGGATTTAAGAATCAGAATCTTGAATACAATTGGTTTGCTAATTGTTTTCAGAATAGGATCCTTTGTCGTCCTACCAGGTGTTGATCCAAGTCGCCTTGGAGAGGCAGCTTCTGGTATATTCGGATTGATTGATACCTTCTTAGGTGGTTCTTTCAGTAGGGCGTCCATTTTTGGCTTGGGTATTATGCCCTATATTTCTGCTTCAATTGTACTTCAATTGTTGACTGTTGGCGTACCCTATTTTCAAAAATTACAAAAGGATGGAGAATCTGGCAGGAAAAGAATCAATCAAATTACGAGGGTTCTTACCATTTTGATAACCCTGGCACAAGGTATTGGTTATATTACAGCCACTATCCCCGATGAAGCCATTGTTATCGATAAAACGCTATTTTTAACGTCTGCTCTTGTTCTATTGACAGCCGGAACTATGTTCTGTATGTGGATAGGTGAGAAAATTACTGAAAAAGGTATCGGGAATGGTATTTCCATGTTGATCATGATAGGTATCATCTCTGCATTGCCTGGCGCCATAATCTCTGAAAGTTTATCTAAAGGAGGCGGAGGTATCTTGTTGCTTCTTCTTGAAGCCGTTATCCTCTTCTTTGTAGTAGTTGGAGTTGTAGCCCTTACAGAAGCAGTAAGAAGAATCCCTGTTCAATATGCCAAGCAAGTAGTTGGTGGCAAAGTTTACGGTGGTCAGAGACAATACATTCCTATTAAGGTGAATGCCTCTGGAGTTATGCCCATTATCTTTGCTCAATCATTGATGTTTTTACCAGCATTGATTGCTCAAATTTGGGCTGACAGCAGCGACATTGCCTCTTATATTGGAACTACATTTAGTGATTTCACATCTTGGCAATACAATCTTGTCTTTGCATTGATGATCATTCTTTTCACTTTCTTTTACACTGCTATTACGGTTAACCCCGAGCAAATTGCAGAAGACATGAAAAGGAATGGTGGCTTTGTACCGGGGATTAAACCCGGAGGACCAACTGGTGATTTCATTGATAATATCATATCAAGAATAACTTTACCTGGTTCTATACTATTGGCTTTGGTAGCCATCATGCCAGCCTTTGCAATTATTGCAGGAGTTAGTAGTGAGTTTGCCCAGTTTTATGGAGGGACTTCTCTATTGATTATGGTAGGCGTAATTTTGGATACATTGAGACAGATAGAAAGTTACCTGTTGATGAGACATTATGAAGGTATGATGAAGAGTGGGAACATGAAAAATGACCCATCAAGTTATGCTGTAGCTTAAGGTATGATACAGTTTAAGACTGCAGAAGAAATTGAAATAATAAAAGATAGTGCGCTGATTTTAGGAAAGGCGCATGGCGAAGTAGCCAAACATGTGAAAGAAGGGGTAAAGACCTCTTTTTTAGATAAAATTGCTGAAGAATTTATCCGGGATAATAAAGCCATTCCATCTTTTAAAGGGTATAATGGTTTCCCGGCATCTCTGTGTATTTCCGTGAATGAAGTTGTAGTTCATGGATTTCCCAGTCAATATCAATTGAAAGATGGCGATATAATCTCAATAGATTGTGGAGTCTTTCACCAAGGTTTTCATAGCGATTCCGCTTATACTTACCCTGTTGGTGAAGTTTCTCCCAAGACGATTGCACTTTTAAAAGCTACAAAGGAATCCCTTTATTTAGGGATAGAAAAAGCGGTTTTAGGTAACCGTGTTGGTGATATCGGCAATGCAATACAAAAATTTGTAGAAGCAAAAGGATACACTGTTGTTAGAGAATTAGTTGGCCATGGAGTTGGAAAACAACTTCACGAATCTCCAGAAGTTCCCAATTGGGGAAAAAGAGGAAGTGGTGCCAAACTAAAAGAAGGGATGGTTATAGCCATAGAACCAATGGTTAACCTAGGTACTCGAAATGTTGTTCAAGAAAGGGATGGTTGGACAATCAGGACTGCTGATCGTAAACCTTCTGCCCATTATGAACATACGGTTGCCATATTAGAGGATAAAACCGAAATCTTGACAACACATCGTTTTATAGAAGAGAATTTTAAATTTTAATTATGGCTAAACAAGCATCTATTGAGCAGGACGGTACCATCGTCGAAGCATTGTCCAACGCAATGTTTAAGGTGGAACTTGAAAATGGTCACCAATTGATTGCACACATTTCCGGTAAGATGCGAATGAATTACATTAAAATTTTACCAGGAGATAAGGTTAAATTAGAAATGTCTCCTTATGATCTTACCAAAGGAAGAATTGTCTACCGTTACAAGTAAATTGTAGTAGTAAGTAAGCAGTATCAAATTAGGAAAATTAGTATTGATATGAAAGTTAAAGCATCTATTAAAAAAAGAAGTGTTGACTGCAAAGTGATCCGGAGAAAGGGAAAGCTTTATGTCATCAACAAAAAGAATCCGAAGTTTAAACAAAGACAAGGTTAAATACTATGGCTAGAATTGCAGGTGTCGATATACCGGACAATAAACGTGGTGAAATAGGCCTTACCTATATTTTTGGTATCGGCAGGAGTACGGCTAGAGCCATACTAAATAAGGCAGGTATTTCTTTAGACAAGAAAGCCGGAGAGTGGGATGATGATGAGTCAACCGCCATCAGGAACATCATTGCTGAGGAATACAAGACGGAAGGTGTACTTAAATCTGAAGTACAGTTGAGTATCAAAAGGCTGATGGATATTGGTTGTTATAGAGGTTTGAGACATAGAAAGGGTCTTCCCGTTCGTGGTCAAAAAACCAAAAACAACGCCAGAACCAGAAAAGGTAAGAGAAAAACTGTTGCCAACAAGAAGAAAGCGACTAAATAAATCCTGACATAGATTATGGCTCAGAAAAGAAACGAAAAGACAAAGGCTAAGAAGCGGGTTGTTAAAGTAGAAGCTGTGGGACAGGCCCATATCAAAGCTTCTTTTAATAACATCATTATATCCATTACCAATAATTCAGGACAAGTTATTTCCTGGGCTTCTGCTGGTAAAATGGGCTTTAGGGGTTCCAAAAAGAATACTCCTTATGCTGCTCAAATGGCTGCTCAAAACTGTGGGCAGGTTGCGTATGACCTCGGTCTTAGAAAGATTGAAGTATTTGTAAAAGGTCCTGGTGCTGGTAGAGAATCTGCCATCAGAACCTTACAAAATGTTGGGCTGGATGTGACGACCATTACTGATGTTACCCCATTACCTCATAACGGTTGTCGTCCTCCAAAACGCAGAAGAGTTTAATTTAAAGAAAATATAGCATGGCTAGATATAGAGGTCCAAAAGCAAAAATTGCCAGGAAATTTGGCGAGCCCATAGAAGGGCAAAGCAAAGTGCTTCAGAAGAAAAATTATCCTCCAGGAATGCATGGCAGAGGTAGACGCAAAAAGCAGTCTGAATTTGCTATTCAATTGATGGAGAAACAAAAGGCCAAATACATCTACGGTGTATTGGAAAGACAATTTGCTAAAATGTTTGATCATGCCTCCAGGAAAAAAGGAGTGACAGGTGAAAACCTATTGCAATTGTTGGAAGGTCGTTTGGATAACTCGGTTTACAGACTGGGTATTGCACCAACGAGAAGAGGAGCACGCCAATTGGTTTCTCACAAACATATACTTGTTAATGGAACTGTAGTGAATATCCCTTCATTTCAGTTGAAGCCAGGTGATGTGATTGCTGTGAGAGAGAAATCAAAATCATTGGAGGCTATTACAGAAAGTCTTAGAGGCAAAGGAACAACCAGATACAGTTGGTTGGAATGGGACAATGGATCCCTGAGTGGTAAGTTTGTAAATGTTCCAATTAGAGAAGATATTCCTGAGAACATAAAAGAACAACTTATCGTAGAATTGTACTCTAAGTAATCATTTACATTCCTATTAAAAGAATTAAAGATATGTCCATATTAGCATTTCAAATGCCAGAGAAAGTGGTAATGGAAAAAGCAGACGATTTCCACGGACTGTTTACCTTTAAGCCACTTGAAAAAGGGTACGGGGTTACCATCGGAAATGCCCTCAGAAGGATTCTTTTGTCTTCACTGGAAGGTTATGCTATTACTGCCGTAAAATTACCCGGTGTAGTGCATGAGTTTTCTAGTATTGAGGGAGTGGTTGAAGACGTTACAGATATTATCCTTAACCTAAAACAGGTCAGGTTCAAAAAAATCCATGATGCCATTGATAATAAAATTACAGTGGAAGTTAAAAATCAGGATGTTTTTACCGCAGGAGATATTGCCAAATACACTACCTCTTTTGAAGTTTTGAATCCTGATTTGGTCATATGTCATTTGGATAATTCAAAAAGCCTAGAAATTGAACTTTCTGTTGATAAAGGTAGGGGATATCTTCCTGCAGAAGAATCCAAACCTAAGGAACAGATTTACGGTACGATCTCGGTTGATGCTGTTTTTACACCTATCAAAAATGTAAAATACAGAATTGAAAATACCAGGGTGGAGCAAAAGACTGATTATGAGCAATTAATCATGGAGGTCAGCACTGACGGGTCTATACATCCCGAAAAAGCCTTGCAAGAATCTGCTAAGATCTTGATTCAACACTTTATGTTGTTTTCAGATCAGACTATGGTTATCGACGCGCCAGGAAGTGGTGCTATAGAGCCTATAGATGAAGAGTATCTGCACATGAGAAAATTACTTAAGACATCCTTGAGTGATTTAGATCTTTCTGTCAGAGCTTACAATTGTCTGAAAGCCGCCGATGTTAAGAGTCTAGGAGACCTTGCCAAACTTGAAATTTCTGATATGATGAAATTTAGAAACTTTGGTAAGAAGTCTTTGGCAGAATTGGAACAACTTATCCAGGAAAAAGGCCTGACCTTCGGTATGGATCTGTCTAAGTATAAACTTGATGAAGAATAATTAAAAATGAGACACGGTAAGAAATTTAACCATTTGGGTAGAACCGCCTCACATAGAAAGGCCATGCTTTCGAATATGGCCAAGTCTCTTTTGGAACACAAGCGGATCAGCACCACCCTTGCCAAAGCCAAAGAGTTGAGGAAATATATCGAACCTTTGATTACAAAGGCCAAGGATGATACTACCCACAATAGAAGGATAACTTTTAGTTACCTTAGAAATAAAGAAGCTATTAAACTTCTTTTTGGAGAAGTAATAGAAAAAGTAGGAAGCCGTCCAGGTGGATATACAAGAATTATTAAAACTGGTTTTAGATTAGGTGATAACGCTGAAATGTGTATCATTGAATTGGTTGACTTCAATGAATTGATGTTGAAAGAAGAAAAACCAGTTAAAAAGGCAAGTAGAAGAAGTAGAAGAGGTTCTGGAAAGGCTTCTAGTGAAGAAAGTGCTACTTCTGCTGAAGTTGTTGAAGAAAATAATGAAAGTGCTGAAACAGAAAAAGCACCTGAAGCTTCTTCCGATGACAAGGCTGAAAATAAGGATGAAGATAAAAAAGCAGAATAATCGATGCTATATCTTCTTTAAAATTAATAGGGATTGGGCTTTTTGTTCAGTCCCTTTTTTTATATCCTTTTCGCAGAAAGCTTTTTACAAATTAGAAAATTCTTAAATTTGCATAGCAAAATTTGATATGAAAAAGAAAAAAGCAATACTTCTTTTAGCTGATGGCACAGTATTTACCGGAAACCTTGTTGGAAGCCATGGTACCAACGGAGGCGAAATCTGTTTTAATACAGGGATGACAGGCTATCAGGAGATTTATACCGACCCCTCCTATACAGGGCAAATTATCGTAAATACTACGCCTCATATAGGTAATTATGGGGTAGTAGATGAAGAACAAGAATCAGATTTCCCCTTGATTGCAGGCATTGTTGTAAATGATTTTTCTGATGTTTACAGTAGACTTGATGCAAAGTCTTCCCTGCAAGAATACCTTGAAGGGCATAACATCACCGGGATTTCCGATATTGATACGCGTAAATTGGTTAGACATATTAGGTCTAGTGGTGCAATGAATGCCATTATTAGCTCTGAATTTGAAGACATCGAAAGTCTTAAAATTGAGTTGGAAAAAGTTCCTGACATGAATGGACTTGAATTGTCCTCTACCGTGTCTACCAAAAGCCCCTATTTCATAGGGAATCCTGATGCGTCAATTAAAGTGGCTTGTGTGGATTATGGTATCAAAAGGAATATATTGAAATGCCTTACAGAGAGAGGTGTTTATTGCCAAGTTTTCCCAGCTAAGACCAGTCTTCAAGAAATGGAAAAGTGGAATCCCGATGCTTATTTCCTTTCCAACGGACCTGGTGATCCGGCGGTGATGAACTACGCAGTGGAAACAACTAAGGAGATTCTCGACTTAGGTAAACCTCTTTTTGGTATTTGTTTGGGACATCAAATTTTAGCAAGAGCTTGCGGAGTTGGTACCTATAAAATGCACCATGGACATAGGGGACTAAACCATCCGATTAAAAATATATTAACGGGTAGAAGTGAGATAACCTCTCAAAACCACGGTTTCGTTGTCAATAAGGAGGATATTGATAAAAATAGTGAGCTAGAAATCACCCATTATCACTTAAACGATGGGACTGTTGCCGGTATCAAACTTACCAATAAACCAGCGTTTTCTGTTCAGTATCACCCTGAAAGTTCTCCAGGTCCTCACGATTCCAGGTATTTATTCGACCAATTTATTTCACAAATTCAGAAATAGTTCATTTAACTTAATATTGATATGACATTAATTCAATCGATTCACGCAAGACAAATATTAGATTCCCGTGGTAACCCTACGGTAGAAGTTGATGTTTTCACAGAAAACGGAGCCTTCGGAAGAGCTGCAGTTCCTAGTGGAGCATCCACAGGTGTTCACGAAGCTGTTGAACTTAGAGATGATGACAAAAATGTGTACATGGGAAAAGGAGTTTTAAAAGCCGTTTCTAATGTTAATGATGTGATCGCGCCTGAACTTATCGGTTTTGATATTTTTGAACAAAACCAGATAGATGAGATAATGATAAGCCTTGATGGCACCAATAATAAATCTAAACTTGGAGCAAATGCTATTCTGGGTGTTTCTTTGGCAGTCGCTAAAGCAGCAGCAATGGAATCAGGACAGCCTCTTTATAGATACATTGGTGGAGTAAATGCCAATACGCTTCCTGTTCCAATGATGAACATCTTGAACGGTGGTTCTCATGCTGATAATGCTATTGACTTTCAGGAATTTATGGTGATGCCAGCTGGTGCTGCTTCTTTCTCAGAATCACTTAGAATGGGTACTCAAATCTTCCACAACCTTAAATCTGTTCTTAAAGCCAAAGGCTTGAGCACTAACGTTGGGGATGAAGGTGGGTTTGCTCCTAATTTACGATCCAATGTAGAAGCGGTGGAAATCGTTTTACAAGCTATCGAAAAAGCTGGTTTTAGACCTGGTGAAGATGTTTTTATCGCTATGGATGCTGCTTCTTCTGAGTTCTATGACGAAGAAAAAGGTTTGTACGTTTTCAAAAAATCCACTGGAGATGAGTTGACCTCTTCTCAAATGGCTGATTACTGGAAAGACTGGGTAAGCAAATACCCTATCAAATCCATTGAAGATGGTATGCAAGAAGATGATTGGGATGGTTGGAAACTAATGACTGAATATGTTGGAGACAAAATTCAGATCGTTGGTGATGACTTGTTCGTAACCAATGTTGAAAGATTGCAAAAAGGAATAGATGAGCAAATTGCCAATGCATTATT
Protein-coding sequences here:
- the rpmJ gene encoding 50S ribosomal protein L36; this translates as MKVKASIKKRSVDCKVIRRKGKLYVINKKNPKFKQRQG
- the eno gene encoding phosphopyruvate hydratase; the protein is MTLIQSIHARQILDSRGNPTVEVDVFTENGAFGRAAVPSGASTGVHEAVELRDDDKNVYMGKGVLKAVSNVNDVIAPELIGFDIFEQNQIDEIMISLDGTNNKSKLGANAILGVSLAVAKAAAMESGQPLYRYIGGVNANTLPVPMMNILNGGSHADNAIDFQEFMVMPAGAASFSESLRMGTQIFHNLKSVLKAKGLSTNVGDEGGFAPNLRSNVEAVEIVLQAIEKAGFRPGEDVFIAMDAASSEFYDEEKGLYVFKKSTGDELTSSQMADYWKDWVSKYPIKSIEDGMQEDDWDGWKLMTEYVGDKIQIVGDDLFVTNVERLQKGIDEQIANALLVKVNQIGSLTETINAVDLCHRNKYKSVMSHRSGETEDSTIADLAVALNTGQIKTGSASRSDRMAKYNQLLRIEEQLGESAYFPGLKF
- the rpsK gene encoding 30S ribosomal protein S11, translating into MAQKRNEKTKAKKRVVKVEAVGQAHIKASFNNIIISITNNSGQVISWASAGKMGFRGSKKNTPYAAQMAAQNCGQVAYDLGLRKIEVFVKGPGAGRESAIRTLQNVGLDVTTITDVTPLPHNGCRPPKRRRV
- the rpsE gene encoding 30S ribosomal protein S5 — encoded protein: MSQVSKRPIRATDTELTEKVVAINRVAKVVKGGRRFSFSAIVVVGDGNGVVGYGLGKANEVTDAITKGIEDAKKNLIKVPLLKGTIPHEQLGKYGGGLVLIKPAAPGTGVLAGGSMRAVLESAGYTDILAKSKGSSNPHNVVKATIEALLKLRDAIAVSQQRRIKIAKVFNG
- the secY gene encoding preprotein translocase subunit SecY, whose amino-acid sequence is MKKFITTVKNIFSIEDLRIRILNTIGLLIVFRIGSFVVLPGVDPSRLGEAASGIFGLIDTFLGGSFSRASIFGLGIMPYISASIVLQLLTVGVPYFQKLQKDGESGRKRINQITRVLTILITLAQGIGYITATIPDEAIVIDKTLFLTSALVLLTAGTMFCMWIGEKITEKGIGNGISMLIMIGIISALPGAIISESLSKGGGGILLLLLEAVILFFVVVGVVALTEAVRRIPVQYAKQVVGGKVYGGQRQYIPIKVNASGVMPIIFAQSLMFLPALIAQIWADSSDIASYIGTTFSDFTSWQYNLVFALMIILFTFFYTAITVNPEQIAEDMKRNGGFVPGIKPGGPTGDFIDNIISRITLPGSILLALVAIMPAFAIIAGVSSEFAQFYGGTSLLIMVGVILDTLRQIESYLLMRHYEGMMKSGNMKNDPSSYAVA
- the carA gene encoding glutamine-hydrolyzing carbamoyl-phosphate synthase small subunit, which codes for MKKKKAILLLADGTVFTGNLVGSHGTNGGEICFNTGMTGYQEIYTDPSYTGQIIVNTTPHIGNYGVVDEEQESDFPLIAGIVVNDFSDVYSRLDAKSSLQEYLEGHNITGISDIDTRKLVRHIRSSGAMNAIISSEFEDIESLKIELEKVPDMNGLELSSTVSTKSPYFIGNPDASIKVACVDYGIKRNILKCLTERGVYCQVFPAKTSLQEMEKWNPDAYFLSNGPGDPAVMNYAVETTKEILDLGKPLFGICLGHQILARACGVGTYKMHHGHRGLNHPIKNILTGRSEITSQNHGFVVNKEDIDKNSELEITHYHLNDGTVAGIKLTNKPAFSVQYHPESSPGPHDSRYLFDQFISQIQK
- a CDS encoding DNA-directed RNA polymerase subunit alpha, with amino-acid sequence MSILAFQMPEKVVMEKADDFHGLFTFKPLEKGYGVTIGNALRRILLSSLEGYAITAVKLPGVVHEFSSIEGVVEDVTDIILNLKQVRFKKIHDAIDNKITVEVKNQDVFTAGDIAKYTTSFEVLNPDLVICHLDNSKSLEIELSVDKGRGYLPAEESKPKEQIYGTISVDAVFTPIKNVKYRIENTRVEQKTDYEQLIMEVSTDGSIHPEKALQESAKILIQHFMLFSDQTMVIDAPGSGAIEPIDEEYLHMRKLLKTSLSDLDLSVRAYNCLKAADVKSLGDLAKLEISDMMKFRNFGKKSLAELEQLIQEKGLTFGMDLSKYKLDEE
- the rplR gene encoding 50S ribosomal protein L18 encodes the protein MAFKKKTRRLRIKRGIRRKISGTDARPRLSVFKSNTGIYAQLIDDLKGQTLAAASSKELGAIKNVNVSVSKEVGKKLAEKAVSNGVNEVVFDRSGYLYHGNVKALAEGAREGGLKF
- the rplQ gene encoding 50S ribosomal protein L17 — encoded protein: MRHGKKFNHLGRTASHRKAMLSNMAKSLLEHKRISTTLAKAKELRKYIEPLITKAKDDTTHNRRITFSYLRNKEAIKLLFGEVIEKVGSRPGGYTRIIKTGFRLGDNAEMCIIELVDFNELMLKEEKPVKKASRRSRRGSGKASSEESATSAEVVEENNESAETEKAPEASSDDKAENKDEDKKAE
- the rplO gene encoding 50S ribosomal protein L15 codes for the protein MKLHTLKPAEGSIKTRKRIGRGQGSGRGGTSTKGHKGAKSRSGYKTKLGFEGGQMPLQRRVPKFGFTNHNRVAYQSVNLDIIQELASKLNTDSIDFDVLHQNGLVSKKDLVKVLGRGELTSKLNVSAHSFSASAIAAIEKVGGSVNKI
- the rpmD gene encoding 50S ribosomal protein L30 — its product is MAKIKITQIRSIINRPKSQKATIAALGLGKINRTVEKDDSPQLQGMIQKISHLVKVQEV
- the infA gene encoding translation initiation factor IF-1, whose product is MAKQASIEQDGTIVEALSNAMFKVELENGHQLIAHISGKMRMNYIKILPGDKVKLEMSPYDLTKGRIVYRYK
- the rpsD gene encoding 30S ribosomal protein S4, which codes for MARYRGPKAKIARKFGEPIEGQSKVLQKKNYPPGMHGRGRRKKQSEFAIQLMEKQKAKYIYGVLERQFAKMFDHASRKKGVTGENLLQLLEGRLDNSVYRLGIAPTRRGARQLVSHKHILVNGTVVNIPSFQLKPGDVIAVREKSKSLEAITESLRGKGTTRYSWLEWDNGSLSGKFVNVPIREDIPENIKEQLIVELYSK
- the map gene encoding type I methionyl aminopeptidase — encoded protein: MIQFKTAEEIEIIKDSALILGKAHGEVAKHVKEGVKTSFLDKIAEEFIRDNKAIPSFKGYNGFPASLCISVNEVVVHGFPSQYQLKDGDIISIDCGVFHQGFHSDSAYTYPVGEVSPKTIALLKATKESLYLGIEKAVLGNRVGDIGNAIQKFVEAKGYTVVRELVGHGVGKQLHESPEVPNWGKRGSGAKLKEGMVIAIEPMVNLGTRNVVQERDGWTIRTADRKPSAHYEHTVAILEDKTEILTTHRFIEENFKF
- the rpsM gene encoding 30S ribosomal protein S13, encoding MARIAGVDIPDNKRGEIGLTYIFGIGRSTARAILNKAGISLDKKAGEWDDDESTAIRNIIAEEYKTEGVLKSEVQLSIKRLMDIGCYRGLRHRKGLPVRGQKTKNNARTRKGKRKTVANKKKATK